Sequence from the Nerophis ophidion isolate RoL-2023_Sa linkage group LG10, RoL_Noph_v1.0, whole genome shotgun sequence genome:
GCTCAGAATGATTTCAACAGCATCGTGCTCAGATATGTCAACACTGAGATGGAGTTAAAGAACAGCTTGCAACCCGGTCAGAGTTGAAGGCTGTCAATCACACAACACATAGCGGGACGCTAATGAGTTagtccccccacccccctcaaGATCCACAGCTGCTGTTCTGCTCACACACATCTCTCTCAGCGTGCGTCACCACGAGGCGCCATTTTCTTTTCAAGCTAAATTGGATTCATCACCGTGTTGGTCGGACACCGCGGCGGGTGAGCCGGATCAGGCGTATCATCTTCCATGTCGCCCGGTCATTGCGGACTTGAGGAAACGTGTCCTTCTTTGCACGTGGGGCCCATGAACGTGTCAACTACGGGGCCTTTTTGGCCCCCTTCGCGCCGTCAAGGATACAAAGCGCCCGCCTTGAAACTGAAGTGGCAGGGTGTGGGTGTGCAGGAGACGGGCCTGACAGTATATGCGCGGCCTCTCCCAGTCTCCATGGAAACGGGCAGGCGTGCAGCCGTGTCTGGGAAGGGCTCTTAATGGCCTGTCATGGCCTTGAGAGCATGCGGCGGGTCTGCGGGGTCTGCGGCCCACCTCCCACAGGCGGCCTGGATGAACTACTACTTgttgatttgaaaaaaatgctCCACACGCTCCAACTACAGACGGAATATTAATTCCATCAGGCGAAAGTTACACAAACGTGCGCTGCTGTAAAAGCAGGTGCTCTGGCGCCCTCATGTGGACACTATGGAACTAATAATAGTTATTCGGCATAACCACAATAATAACCTagcagaattccatccatccattcatttttctaccgcttattcctgtttggggttgctggagtttatctcagctacaattgggcggaaggtggcgtacaccctggacaagtcgccacagatagacagacaactttcaggTTTGTccctgttttagtttttcctctttgttacctgtcagcgctcttattttgtccgtttcctgttcgTCTCcctgtgaattatatttgtgaagtgaattatatttatatagcgctttttctctagtgacacaaagcgctttacatagtgaaacccaatatctaagttacattcaaaccagtgtgggtggcactgggaggaggtgggtaaagtgtcttgcccaaggacacaacggcagtgactaggttggcagaagcgggaattgaacctgcaaccctcaagtcgctggcacggccactctaccaaccgagttaaacagcccctgagtgctgtgtctccccagctgtggccgattggcacctggccacacctggtgtcaatcagtcagttactatttaaagctgccttcccctccagtcagtgctggattattgtcaccacttcCTGTCACTGTCATTAATACTTAATGTCGTagttgtgtctacttctgttcactctgatCATGTCATAGTTAATttctgtcacagtaagtgtttttgtttgtagTACACAGTTAggctttgtgctagtttttttttccatagccaagtttgttttccgccttgtgcgcgccttttgtttgtacccttttgtttccaatccaatccactttatttatatagcacatataaacaacaataacgtttccaaaatGTGTTCTTATTTTAGTGTTAAATgcaatcatgtttacctgcacaatgcctgcatcttggggtttgtcacaaactcaacctgacaacaacatccacacactagggaccatttagtgttgccaatcaaccagaaTTCACGATTatatattaaaatttaaaaatttttATATGTTACACACTAAAAAAAATGCTGGTTTATTTTTCTTTACCCAATTTATGagtgttttttaatttttggagttatttttatgaagagcaatctatttttggggttataagggtattCTTTTAACAAAAtgatgaaccatttttgggttgtttttcaatgagtaatgcGTTTTAGGGTAAACCagtacttttttcttgaagggaattttactAAAAATTAATCTTGTAAATATAATTTACAATCACATATCTTATGTACATaaaaatatttgagcatgctgtatgaATGTCACTCGAATCTTGCTTTTGaatatattttaatggaataaaaataatttttatcagtagttgggaaggagtaggacaaaccggCAGTAAAAGTTATTATTTTTAACCATATATTGGGTTAAGGAGCGCTAAATTgcacaacccaatagttgggttattagttgggtttggaataacccaacattgtagttaGCATcactcaacttttgtgttaaataaagtcCACCCAGacgttgggttatgaatcaaccaacattgagttagtatAACCCCACTTTGGGTTAaacaattcaacccaatagttgggttatgaatcaaccaacattaggTTAGCGTAActtaacttttgggttaaataattcaacccaatagttggattATGAATAAACTaatattgagttagcataactcagcttttatgttaaataaattcaacccaatagttgggttatgggTCAACCAACATTGCGTTATCGTAATtgaacttttgggttaaataattcaacgcaatagcttggttgggaataacccaacattaagttatcataacacaactttttggttaaataattcaatccAATAGTTGGATTATGAATCAACTAATACTAaattagcataactcaacttttgggttgaataattcaacccaattgtTGGGTTATGggtcaaccaacattgagttatcgtaacttaacttttgggttaaataattcaatccAATAGTTGGATTATGAATCGACTAATATTGAGTTACCGTAACTCAATTTTTGGgttgaataattcaacccaatagttgggttatgaatcaaccaacattgagttatcgtaacttaacttttgggttaataattcaacccaatagttggattCTGAATCAACTaatattgagttagcataactcaatttttgggttgaataattcaacccaatagttgggttatgaatcaaccaacattgagttatcgTAAcctaacttttgggttaaatatttCAACCCaacagttgggttatgaatcaaccaacattgagttaggatAACCCCactttgggttaaataattcaacccaatagttggattATGAATCAACTAATATTGAGTTAGAATAACTCAATTTTTGGgttgaataattcaacccaatagttgggttatgaatcaaccaacattgagttatcgtaacttaacttttgggttaataattcaacccaatagttggattATGAATCAACTaatattgagttagcataactcaacttttgggtagaataattcaacccaatagttggaatATGAATCAACTAATATTGAGTTAGCATGACTCAACTTTTGGGtagaataattcaacccaatagttggaatATGAATCAACTAATATTGAgatagcataactcaacttttgggttgaataattCAACCAAAAAGTTGGGTTATGAagcaaccaacattgagttaggatAACCCCactttgggttaaataattcaaccaaaTAGTTGGATTATGAATCAACTAATATTGAGTTAGAATAACTCAATTTTTGGgttgaataattcaacccaatagttgaaTTATGAATCAACTaatattgagttagcataactcaacttttgggttgaataattcaacccaatagttgggttatgaatcaaccaacattgagttatcgTAAcctaacttttgggttaaatatttcaacccaatagttggataATGAATCAGCTaatattgagttagcataactcaacttttgggttgaataattcaacccaatagttgaaTTATGAATCAACTAATATtgagttagaataactcaacttttgggttgaataattcaacccaatagttggattATGAATCAACTAAAATTGAATTAgcttaactcaacttttgggttgaaaaattcaacccaatagttgggttatgaatcaaccaacattgagttagtataaccctatttttgttaaataattcaacccaatagttggattATGAATAAACTaatattgagttagcataactcagcttttgtgttaaataaattcaacccaatagttgggttatgggTCAACCAACATTGCGTTATCGTAATtgaacttttgggttaaataattcaacccaatagcttggttgggaataacccaacattaagttatcataacacaattttttggttaaataattcaatccAATAGTTGGATTATGAATCAACTAATACTAaattagcataactcaacttttgggttgaataattcaacccaatagttgggttatgggTCAACCAACATTGTGTTTTCGTAActtaacttttgggttaaataattcaacccaatagttggattATGAATCAACTAATATtgagttagaataactcaacttttgggttaaataattcaacccaatagttggattATGAATCAACTAATATTGAGttggcataactcaacttttgggttgaataattcaacccaacAGTTGGAATATGAATCAACTaatattgagttagcataactcaacttttgggtagaataattcaacccaatagttgggttatgggtcaaccaacattgagttatcgtaacttaacttttgggttaaatgatTCAATCCAATAGTTGGATTATGAATCGACTaatattgagttagcataactcaatttttgggttgaataattcaacccaatagttgggttatgaatcaaccaacattgagttatcgTAAattaacttttgggttaaataattcaacccaatagttggattATGAATCAACTaatattgagttagcataactcaacttttgggtagaataattcaacccaatagttggaatATGAATCAACTAATATTGAGATAGCAtacctcaacttttgggttaaataattataccaaatagttgggttatgaatcaaccaacattgagttaggatAACCCCactttgggttaaataattcaacccaatagttggattATGAATCAACTaatattgagttagcataactcaacttttgggttaaataattcaatccAATAGTTGGATTATGAATCGACTaatattgagttagcataactcaatttttgggttgaataattcaacccaatagttgggttatgaatcaaccaacattgagttatcgtaacttaacttttgggttaaataattcaacccaatagttggattATGAATCAACTAATATTGAGttggcataactcaacttttgggtttaaTTTTtcgagttagcataactcaacttttgggttgaataattcaacccaaaagttggaATGTGAATCAACTAATATTGAGTAAGCATAACTAAAATTTTGGGtttaataattcaacccaatagttggaatGTGAATCAACTAATATTGAGTAAGCATAACTAAAATTTTGGGtttaataattcaacccaatagttggcttatgaatcaaccaacattgagttattctaacttaacttttgggttaaataattcaacccaatagcttggttgggaataacccaacgtTAAAAGTTATCATTACACAACTTTTGGTTAAATatttcaacgcaaaagttgggttgaaaaaattaacccaaaataatgagttaaaataactcaaataagaggTTTGTCCTATCCTGAACCaacagttgggttaaaattgggttaattACACTTTTGTTTTCAATAAAAACAACTGACCGGAagctacaaatacaaatgttatgaaaaagttttTTCTGAAAGCATGACAAAACAGTTTCTGGTGGAGGCTGCAGATCGCCACCAAACAATCAAGTTTAATAATAATTATGTGGATAAAGTAGATCGACATCAATGACTCCGCCCCTCAGCATTAACGCCTGCCCCAGAAAATGATCTCCAATAAAGTTAGATACAAACAAGACAACAAGTCCGGGAAAGGTTTCCTCACTTCCAGGACCCAGACTTGCCCTTGGCCCCGCGGGTGGTCTTGGACGCTTTGGAGCCTCGCTGGTGGTCGCTGACGCGGTTCCTGAGAACGTAGATGTCGTACTTCTGCCGCTTGAGCTTCTCCGCCAGCTGGAACTTCTCAGCGTGGAGCTGATGGAGCCACGCCCAGAGGTCCTGCGCCTTCTCCGCCAGCTTCTCCTGGTTGAGGTGGTCGATGTTGAGCGGCTTGCGGCGCTCCAGTAGcgccttcttcttctcctcgcGCGCCGTCAGCTTCTTGCCCTTCTTCTGGTCCACCTTCTGCAGGTAGCCGCCGAAGGACTTGTTGGTGAAGGTCTTTTTCTTCTTGGCCTCCTCCTCGGCGCGGAGCTTGGCCGCCTCCTCCTCGCGCCTCGCCCGCTCCTCGGTCACCCTGGCCTGGCGTTCCCGCTCCTCCTCGGCGCGGACCCGCTGTTGCTCGGCGCGGTCCGAGCGGCGGCGCTCGATGCGGTTGCACAGATCCaccagttcctcctcttccttctggCGGTTGGAGAAATGCATCTCAATCAGGCTCTGGAGGTCATTGAAGTCCTTCTCCAGTCTCTTGCGGTGCAGGTCGTCGAAGTCCACCTTCTCGCCGTCCGGCAACTTCGGAGGGGCGATGTTTGGTACATAAGTGGTTTTGTGTCGAGGTTTGGACTCTtcctcctgttctgtctcctctTCCTTTACCTCCACTTCATTGTCTTCCAGCTCCTCTACCTCCTCTTCGTACTCCTCCTGTTCGTACTCCTCTGTGTCCGACATGTCTTAAGGTGGCTTTCCGCAGATCACCAGAACCACCAAGACCAGCTGGTGTCTGAAGACTGGACTCGTGGGCGCACTATTTGGGCCTTTTTTAAGGCTTTGCAGGGACCATGTGACCCAGCAGAGTCTCCAGGGGAGTGGGTCAGCAAGGGGGCAGATTTGGAGACAGATGGAAGCTTCTATTTTCTCCAAGTCTTTCAGGCTTGCATACCTCCTAAAGACCCCCTTGCTGTAGACTGACCCCCGGGCACGCCTCATTCCTTTGTAAGGACAAAATTAGAGCCCTTTTCGGATGTCCAACAGTTGCGTACACAGACTTGTGCGGCGCGTCATAATAACCACGACCAATAAAAGGTGAGGCGCTATAGGGGCAGCCTATAGGCGCACAAATTGGTGGACATGTTAATCCACGGTGATGGCGTAATGGGAGTGCTAGATTTTAATGATCGTAGCAGTGAGCGGCTGTCACTAATGTGAGACCATCACCATGGGTGTGCGGCATAAAAACAAAcaacggatgaggagatgctgctgcgtccgaatgtcatttaaacagttagcgccatcttttgacacttcttccactcccgtccttgcacgctacacggctacaacaaagatgacggggagaagacgctgtcgaaggtgagccacggaTATAAGACCGCCCGAAGAtcagcaactgtcagaaagcgacttgaagatgatgtgtaaaacatcatctcaatggactctcactattatgttagatccactatgaactggactctcgctattatgttagattcactatggactggactctcactattatgttagatccactatggactggactctcacaatattatgttagatccactatggactggactctcgctattatgttagatccactatggactggactctccttatTACATTagacccattatggactggactctccctattatgttagacccactatggactggactctcactattatgtcaaatccactatggactggactctccctcttatgttagatccactatggactggactctcacaatattatgttggatccactatggactggactctcgctattatgttagatccactatggactggactctccttattacattagacccactatgggctggactctcactattatgttagacccactatggactggactctcactattatgtcaaatccactatggactggactctccctcttatgttagatccactatggactggactctcacaatattatgctagatccactatggactggactgtcactattatgttagatccacgatggactggactctcacaatattatgctagatccactatagactggactctccctattatgttagatccactatggactggactctcactattatgttggatccactatggactggactctcactattatgttaaatccaatatggactagactctcaaaaCATTAtgctagatgcactatggactggactctcactattatgttagatccactatggaatggactctattatgttagatccacaatggactggactctcactattattatagatccactatggactggactccccttATTacattagacccactatggactggactctcactattatgttagatccactatggactggactctcactattatgttagatccactatggactggactctcgctattatgttagatccactatggactggactctcactattatgttagatccactatggactggactctcaatattatgctagatccactatggactggactctcactaatatgttagatccacaatggactggactctcacaatattatgttggatccactatggactggactctcgctattatgttagatccactatgaactggactctcctTATTACATTAgacccaatatggactggactctcactattatgttagatccactatggactcgactctcactattatgttagagccactatggactggactctcgctattatgttagacccactatggactggactctcactattatgttagatccattatggactggactcacactattatgttagatccactatggactgtactgtcaccattatgttagatccactattgactggactctcactattatgttagacccactatggactggactctcacaatattatgttagatccactatggactggactctcgctgttatgttagatccactatggactggactctcactaatatgttagatccactatggactggactatcactattatgttagacccactatggactggactctcactattatgttggatccactatggactggactctcactattatgttagagccactatggactggactctcgctattatgttagatccactattgactggactctcactattatgttagatccactatggactggactcacactattatgttagatccactatggactggactcacaatattatgttggatccactatggactggactctcacgattatgttagaaccactatggactggactctcactattacgttagatccacaacAGACTGGAgtcccacaatattatgctagatccactatagactggactgtcactattatgttggacccactatggactggactctcactattatgttagatccactatggactggactctcactcttatgttagatccacaatagactggactctcaaaatattatgctagacccactatggactggactctcactatgatgtcagatccactatggacaggactctcactattatgttagatccactatggactggactctcacactattatgtcagatccactatggactggactttcacaatattatgctagatccacccgATGTACATTGCACAGGTCATCCCatagggttgagtttttccttgcccctgatgtgggatctgagcagaggatgtcgttgtggctcgtgcagccctttgagacactggtgatttagggtcTTACAACCATCAGCAAGATGAGCTTCACTTTACCGCCATCGGCCTTAATCTCCCCACTTTGAAAAGTTATTCAAACATGGGTGATTTCCCGAGGCTCTACGCTCCAGGGTGGATTAGTCGGAGGACTGACTCCCGAGCTGTAACATTTAAACACAGACGTGCAGTCGGGGTTATTTGTGGAAAAGGACAAAAGGCACTTTTGGGAAGGATGAGCTACCTAAGTGACAAGAGGGACAGGTGCTCACCGCCGCCCAGAAAGAAACTCATTATCTGCGGTCGGGTTGAGTTTCAGTCTCGTTCCTAATCTTGACGTGAAGATAAACTAAACGAGGCCTTGGACTTCAACACCTGTCGAGCCCCGCTGAAACATGCCCGGAGCGCAGCAGGTGGTTCCAGTCCAGGGACAACCATGTTTGTCTCACGACTAAAAATAGCCGCCGAAAATAATGTCGCTGTTTAATAGCGGCATTCTTCTGCCACTGCCCCCAGCAGGACCAGCAGATGCTAGTTTCAAGACTACAATAAATCTGATGGATTTCCACtatttttccttctttaaaaGTCAGGCGTTTCTCCTGAGATGAAAACAACTTGTCTGTAAAGGAAGCTCgggttccatccatctattctggggtggcgggggtgctggaacctatctcagcggtgtacaccctggacaagtcgccacctcattgttcCTTTAAGAGGCgacctcagtgatgttgactgtggaactcctgaataaatagagggacgcaggagctgaaccttagagcgtagggcgagactgggactaagtgtgcagctctatgctttctcctcattgagctaaattaaatccagtctctgtttaattccttgcttcttgtctgtttaatagatgtcatcagtgtttgaacctgacaccttcttggtccttcgagcattaagaaaaataccacttcagcacattttctaccgcttgttccgttcGGTGttaaggtgggggggggggggggggtcgctcgagcctatctcagctgcattcaggtgaaaggcggggtacaccctggacaagtcgccacctcatcgttcttttaagaggcggcctcagtgatgttgactgtggaactcctgaataaacaGAGGGACGCGGaaactgaaccttagagcgtagggcaagaCTGGGATTAAGTGTGCAGATCcttgcgttctcctcatgagctaaattgaactctgtttctgcatggttcattgcttcttgtctagattaatagatgtcatcggtgtttgaacctaacatcttcttggtccttcgagcattaacaaaaataccacttcagcacattttctaccgcttgttctgtTCGGTGTCAAGGGGGGGTCactcgagcctatctcagctgcattcggatgaaaggcggggtacaccctggacaagtcgccacctcatcgttcttttaagaggcggcctcagtgatgttgactgtggaactcctgaataaatagagggacgcggaaactgaaccttagagcgtagggcgagactgggattaagtgtgcagctccttgcgttctcctcatgagctaaattgaactctgtttctgcatggttcattgcttcttgtctagattaatagatgtcatcggtgtttgaacatAAGATCTTCTTAGTCCTTCGAGCAttaagaaaaataccacttcagcaaattttctaccgattgttccGTTCGGTGTTAAGGGGGGGTcgctcgagcctatctcagctgcattcgggtgaaaggcggggtacaccctgaacaagtcgccacctcaccgttCCTTtaagaggcggcctcagtgatgttgactgtggaactcctgaatagaTAGAGGGACGCGGAAACTGAACcgtagagcgtagggcgagactgggattaagtgtgcagctccttgcgttctcctcatgagctaaattgaactctgtcgcTGCATGGTTCATTGCTTCTTGTCtagattaatagatgtcatcagtgtttgaacctaacaTTTTGGTCCTTCGAGCAttaagaaaaataccacttcagcacattttctaccgcttgttccgttTAGTGTTATGGGGGGAcgctcgagcctatctcagctgcattcgggtgaaaggcggggtacaccctggacaaatcgccacctcatcgttcttttaagaggcggcctcagtgatgttgactgtggaactcctgaataaatagagggacgcggaaACTGAACCTTAGAGTGTAGGGCGAGCCTGGGATTAAGTGTGCAGCTCcttgcgttctcctcatgagctaaattgaactctgtttctgcatggttcattgcttcttgtctagattaatagatgtcatcggtgtttgaacctaacATCTTGGTCCTTCGAGCAttaagaaaaataccacttcagcacattttctactgcttgttccgtTCGGtgttaaggggggggggggggggggggtcgctcaagcctatctcagctgcattcgggtgaaaggcggggtacaccctggacaagtcgccacctcatcgttcctttaagaggcggcctcag
This genomic interval carries:
- the tnnt2c gene encoding troponin T2c, cardiac, which gives rise to MSDTEEYEQEEYEEEVEELEDNEVEVKEEETEQEEESKPRHKTTYVPNIAPPKLPDGEKVDFDDLHRKRLEKDFNDLQSLIEMHFSNRQKEEEELVDLCNRIERRRSDRAEQQRVRAEEERERQARVTEERARREEEAAKLRAEEEAKKKKTFTNKSFGGYLQKVDQKKGKKLTAREEKKKALLERRKPLNIDHLNQEKLAEKAQDLWAWLHQLHAEKFQLAEKLKRQKYDIYVLRNRVSDHQRGSKASKTTRGAKGKSGSWK